The following coding sequences are from one Homalodisca vitripennis isolate AUS2020 chromosome 7, UT_GWSS_2.1, whole genome shotgun sequence window:
- the LOC124365947 gene encoding uncharacterized protein LOC124365947, with the protein MYIDPKNPRHAQEEAETLVALSDVDHDGQLSLSEVLGKMDLFLGSKMRLKLDVGRQSRGAMGITLRCAELTPPPRLGILHQVYRLVAHAPPVHALPLESPVLL; encoded by the exons ATGTACATTGATCCCAAGAACCCTCGCCATGCCCAGGAAGAAGCGGAGACACTAGTGGCGCTGTCCGATGTGGACCATGATGGGCAGTTGAGTCTCTCAGAGGTTTTGGGCAAGATGGACCTTTTCCTTGGCAGCAAGATG AGACTGAAGCTAGATGTGGGAAGGCAGAGCAGGGGTGCGATGGGCATTACATTGCGTTGTGCCGAGCTGACGCCGCCGCCGCGCCTTGGTATACTCCACCAGGTGTACCGTCTGGTTGCTCATGCGCCACCAGTTCATGCTCTGCCACTGGAATCTCCTGTGTTACTCTGA